A window of Raineyella sp. W15-4 contains these coding sequences:
- a CDS encoding AAA family ATPase, with protein MAVAASKGYHTPDGLERAVVDLVRVGTRGHGAGVRQLASRLMRSVPTGVQDIESFRDAVHQAIAAGSDTTELRYVSGAVPTEGESAQPLVDIDLLPDGEGLVLSNDVMVEFNEVLLERSRADELRRAGAGLTRTLLLSGPPGVGKTMAARWLAQSLQLPLLSLDLSSVVSSYLGTSGRNIKSVLDYAKSGPCVLLLDEFDAIAKRRDDDSDIGELKRIVNVILVELDRWPDTSLLIAATNHRQLLDTAVERRFDRSLVLSLPGDEERHAILNNLAAGVERVDTGALVLATELTSGMTSSDLTRLWSLAHRRSILNDSAVTDELLSQLARQIEDAGPRRDKLFLTMHNKLGMSNRQIAALMGVSHPTVAAGIKRAEGA; from the coding sequence ATGGCAGTCGCAGCGAGCAAGGGTTACCACACTCCTGATGGGCTTGAGCGCGCCGTGGTCGACCTCGTTCGCGTCGGGACACGCGGTCATGGCGCCGGGGTACGGCAGCTCGCATCGAGGCTGATGCGGTCGGTCCCTACGGGTGTTCAGGATATCGAGTCGTTCCGCGACGCGGTGCATCAAGCCATCGCGGCTGGCTCTGATACGACAGAGTTGCGTTACGTCTCGGGCGCGGTCCCGACCGAAGGGGAGAGTGCGCAACCGTTGGTGGACATCGACCTCTTGCCAGATGGAGAGGGACTCGTCCTCAGCAACGACGTGATGGTTGAGTTCAACGAGGTACTGCTGGAACGCAGCCGTGCAGACGAACTGCGACGTGCAGGCGCGGGCCTCACTCGCACGCTCCTCTTGAGTGGCCCTCCCGGTGTGGGCAAGACCATGGCAGCCCGCTGGTTGGCGCAGTCGCTCCAACTGCCGCTGCTCTCCCTCGACCTGTCGTCAGTCGTCTCCAGTTACCTGGGTACCTCCGGACGGAATATCAAGTCCGTCCTCGACTACGCGAAGAGCGGTCCTTGCGTGCTGCTATTGGATGAGTTCGATGCCATCGCCAAGCGACGCGACGACGACTCGGACATCGGTGAGCTCAAGCGGATCGTCAACGTGATCCTGGTCGAACTCGACCGCTGGCCCGACACCAGCCTGCTGATAGCAGCGACCAATCATCGCCAACTCCTCGACACAGCAGTTGAACGGCGCTTCGACCGTTCCTTGGTCCTGTCACTTCCGGGCGACGAGGAACGACATGCCATCCTGAACAACCTCGCCGCGGGCGTCGAGCGCGTCGACACCGGCGCTCTTGTTCTCGCGACCGAGCTCACATCCGGGATGACCAGTTCTGACCTCACACGGCTCTGGTCGCTCGCACACAGACGATCAATCCTCAACGACTCCGCGGTGACCGATGAACTTCTCAGTCAGCTGGCGCGTCAGATTGAGGACGCCGGCCCACGCCGTGACAAGCTCTTTTTGACTATGCACAACAAGTTGGGGATGTCGAACAGGCAGATCGCTGCGCTTATGGGCGTGAGCCACCCGACCGTCGCTGCCGGTATCAAACGAGCAGAAGGAGCCTAG
- a CDS encoding helix-turn-helix transcriptional regulator, giving the protein MEADIVELLGVDPSDPLAQLAGELVASDEKLLDQLVKVRRDRGLTQADVAARMGISQGAVARVESGERNPHLSTFATLRPRRPSSGDAHGHACGASRSWGAVALVS; this is encoded by the coding sequence ATGGAAGCCGACATCGTCGAGCTGCTCGGCGTCGATCCGAGTGATCCGCTCGCGCAGCTTGCTGGTGAGCTGGTGGCCAGCGACGAGAAGCTGCTGGATCAGCTTGTCAAGGTGCGCCGTGATCGCGGCTTGACCCAGGCGGATGTGGCCGCGCGGATGGGGATCTCGCAGGGCGCGGTGGCGAGGGTCGAGAGCGGTGAGCGGAACCCACATTTGTCGACTTTTGCGACGCTACGCCCACGCCGTCCGAGCTCGGGTGACGCACACGGTCACGCCTGTGGGGCTTCCCGGTCGTGGGGTGCGGTCGCGTTGGTGAGCTGA
- a CDS encoding PrsW family intramembrane metalloprotease yields MSVETHRTTRDPSRSLVGTGRPEAGGPSPDGRLTVGTGGDTTPRDLRRERRRNGLPAPVDRTVPLPRRLLGDWRLWMSLATVVLFVAAFLVNWTLFVPEHTTATGSIQGLGTAVIPKAARLAAFTAVPLTLLLVLADRLRPQGLWLWTIALVWGGLVSTAIAAPINTWASAHLSIVGNGDPATSLRGAVFIAPFVEEAAKATVVFWIAILFRNRVMSWLSTVALAGLSGTGFAFVENIVYYGRIYRYVSVTSGTGVDAQQAMNQLALMRGGMTFFAHPLFTIMTGIGVATALRARSKRVRVLAPLTGFLAAALLHMVFNFTASADSPVGLMLWFIALALVGTVIGAILNQLRRERSVLQARLAEYGRYGWLDEADAVALGAARVRIRARWYALWRGPTTFAATWRLQRDAVELAYLRDAVGRGLVDAAGPGREAELLRRMRVVRPAAVVVGAGAIEYPWQRWRRALRDRAASGRPEPRRRPPVDGPLGSSGIEYSPVDPQWGPPEQ; encoded by the coding sequence ATGTCTGTTGAGACCCATCGCACGACCCGCGACCCGTCGCGGTCCCTGGTGGGCACCGGCCGGCCGGAGGCGGGCGGCCCCTCCCCGGATGGGCGCCTCACGGTCGGCACCGGCGGGGACACCACCCCCCGGGACCTGCGTCGGGAGCGACGCCGCAACGGCCTGCCGGCGCCGGTGGATCGTACGGTGCCGCTGCCGCGCCGATTGCTCGGCGACTGGCGGCTGTGGATGTCGCTGGCCACGGTGGTCCTCTTCGTCGCCGCGTTCCTGGTCAACTGGACGCTCTTCGTGCCGGAGCACACCACCGCCACCGGCTCCATCCAGGGGCTCGGCACCGCGGTGATTCCGAAGGCCGCTCGGCTGGCGGCCTTCACCGCCGTCCCGCTGACGCTGCTGCTGGTCCTGGCCGACCGGCTGCGGCCGCAGGGCCTGTGGCTGTGGACGATCGCGCTGGTCTGGGGTGGTCTGGTCTCGACGGCGATCGCCGCGCCGATCAACACCTGGGCCTCCGCCCACCTGTCGATCGTCGGCAACGGCGACCCGGCGACCAGCCTGCGCGGCGCGGTCTTCATCGCCCCCTTCGTCGAGGAGGCGGCCAAGGCGACGGTGGTGTTCTGGATCGCCATCCTGTTCCGCAACCGGGTGATGTCGTGGCTGTCCACCGTCGCCCTGGCCGGGCTGTCGGGCACCGGGTTCGCCTTTGTGGAGAACATCGTCTACTACGGGCGGATCTACCGTTACGTCTCGGTCACCTCGGGCACCGGCGTCGACGCCCAACAGGCGATGAACCAGCTCGCCCTGATGCGTGGAGGGATGACCTTCTTCGCCCACCCGCTGTTCACCATCATGACCGGCATCGGCGTGGCCACCGCCCTGCGGGCCCGCAGCAAGCGGGTGCGGGTGCTGGCCCCGCTCACCGGCTTCCTGGCCGCAGCCCTGCTCCACATGGTGTTCAACTTCACCGCCTCGGCCGACTCCCCGGTGGGCCTGATGCTGTGGTTCATCGCCCTGGCGCTCGTCGGCACGGTGATCGGGGCGATCCTCAACCAGCTGCGCCGCGAGCGTTCGGTGCTGCAGGCCCGGCTGGCGGAGTACGGACGGTACGGGTGGCTCGACGAGGCGGATGCGGTGGCACTGGGCGCCGCCCGGGTGCGGATCCGGGCGCGGTGGTACGCGTTGTGGCGCGGCCCGACGACGTTCGCCGCCACCTGGCGGCTGCAGCGCGACGCGGTCGAGCTGGCCTACCTGCGCGATGCCGTCGGCCGCGGACTGGTGGATGCCGCCGGTCCGGGCCGCGAGGCGGAGCTGCTGCGCCGGATGCGCGTCGTCCGTCCGGCGGCCGTCGTCGTCGGCGCGGGGGCGATCGAGTATCCCTGGCAGCGCTGGCGGCGGGCACTGCGTGACCGGGCCGCCAGCGGTCGGCCGGAACCGCGGCGCAGGCCCCCGGTCGACGGACCGCTAGGATCATCAGGCATCGAGTACTCGCCGGTGGATCCGCAGTGGGGGCCACCTGAGCAGTAG